A window of Amycolatopsis australiensis contains these coding sequences:
- a CDS encoding DUF2631 domain-containing protein: MAGKAVEKRRPEVDPRDEPSAAWGWHGSFPKATRIAGWVSAVILLLMIKGNHENNTENVWLVGLALFIVLLLVLDIRKQRTAWRK; encoded by the coding sequence GTGGCAGGCAAGGCGGTCGAGAAGAGGCGACCCGAGGTCGACCCGCGCGACGAGCCGTCCGCGGCCTGGGGCTGGCACGGCTCCTTCCCGAAGGCCACCCGCATCGCCGGCTGGGTCAGCGCGGTCATCCTGCTGCTGATGATCAAGGGCAACCACGAGAACAACACCGAGAACGTGTGGCTGGTCGGCCTGGCGCTGTTCATCGTCCTGCTGCTCGTGCTGGACATCCGCAAGCAGCGCACCGCCTGGCGCAAGTAG